A section of the Candidatus Poribacteria bacterium genome encodes:
- the def gene encoding peptide deformylase — MATLKIRKYGDPVLRDKAGRIEEIDGKIIELSRDMLETMYAYDGVGLAANQVGILKRIIVVDINPGDPAYKPLILVNPVIIEAEGEEVFEEGCLSIPGITADVIRPDHILVRALSTDEREIEIEAEGILARALQHEIDHLDGVLFVDRISFIKRQLLKGQLRKLERETLRELGLKGDEM, encoded by the coding sequence ATGGCGACCCTAAAAATCAGAAAATACGGTGATCCGGTCTTGAGGGACAAGGCCGGGAGGATAGAGGAGATCGACGGGAAGATCATAGAACTCTCGCGCGATATGCTGGAGACCATGTACGCATATGACGGCGTGGGGTTGGCGGCGAACCAGGTAGGTATTCTAAAAAGGATCATCGTGGTCGATATCAACCCTGGAGACCCGGCTTACAAACCGCTTATACTGGTCAATCCCGTTATAATCGAGGCGGAAGGCGAGGAAGTGTTCGAGGAAGGTTGCCTGAGCATACCGGGGATCACCGCCGATGTCATTAGACCAGATCACATCCTAGTAAGAGCCCTGTCAACTGATGAGAGGGAGATCGAGATCGAGGCGGAAGGAATCCTCGCCAGAGCCTTACAACACGAGATAGACCACCTCGACGGTGTGCTGTTTGTAGACAGGATCTCCTTCATTAAAAGACAGCTCCTCAAAGGTCAATTGAGAAAGCTCGAGCGGGAAACCCTCAGGGAGTTGGGCTTGAAAGGGGATGAGATGTAA
- a CDS encoding glutaredoxin family protein, protein MIPVRRQPRIVLFTTPSCPWCRAVKTYLRQKGFRFREIDVSKDPDAARDMIRRTGQRGVPVLLIGNRPIVGFDREKIDKLLRIR, encoded by the coding sequence ATGATACCGGTGAGAAGACAACCTAGGATTGTTCTGTTTACAACCCCGTCCTGTCCCTGGTGCAGGGCCGTCAAGACATATCTCAGACAGAAGGGATTTAGGTTTCGAGAGATAGATGTCTCAAAAGACCCTGATGCCGCCAGGGATATGATCAGAAGAACGGGACAGAGGGGCGTTCCTGTTTTGCTCATAGGTAACAGACCCATCGTCGGTTTCGATAGGGAGAAAATAGATAAACTCCTGAGAATACGATGA
- a CDS encoding alkaline phosphatase family protein, with translation MKVMVIGLDAPIAPRLYNYAKEGHLPAIWRIIENGVYAENCLVPFPTITPPNWTTIVTGASLGTHGITCFNVHNPGDPLNVTHQGFDTADCRAEYIWNAAERVGKRSIIINYPSTWPPTIKEGIQIGGAGLWVNEWRYKQTGVKCTLAGEQLFATEEYPQGTTIKLRTAEGWENMPDVSRALEADLPLKYRLAVFDVEPVTWYLLLLDEGEGFKKAIISEEKNVKSALAELKVGEWTPNITRRFKTSEGQKEAIFRFKLLELEPDGSGVKLYLTPLCALEGWGYPEEICGEIKSEGGLPMPHAGFQAFNLEWVDGETFLEILELAHVWLADAAEYLLKNKDWDLYFMHAHCPDHAYHSFATKMDPLTAQSDEQAKFYQDIELKFYQSLDRMIGRIVGCSDPEETLVILVSDHGAKATTHRFQVARVLEEAGLLVFRQTEEGRRAVDWSRTKAIQQRSCYIYVNLKGRDPQGIVDPEDYEKVQEEIIHALYNYTDPKTGKKPIALALKKQDARIIGLYGDRIGDVVYAITPDFGGQHGPHLPTARFGLGDLRGLFVMSGPGVKKGEILKRTVHLEDVVPTICYLAELPVPEHAEGAILYQALEDPNLKLNEMKKLRKNYERLQSAFEKEQALEHTYNV, from the coding sequence ATGAAGGTCATGGTCATAGGGCTGGATGCCCCGATAGCTCCGCGGCTGTATAACTATGCCAAAGAGGGACATCTGCCCGCCATATGGAGGATTATCGAGAACGGTGTCTACGCCGAAAACTGCCTTGTCCCATTCCCGACCATCACGCCGCCGAACTGGACGACCATAGTGACGGGGGCATCACTGGGAACCCACGGGATAACCTGTTTTAACGTGCATAATCCCGGCGATCCGCTCAATGTGACCCATCAGGGGTTCGATACGGCCGATTGCAGGGCGGAGTATATCTGGAACGCCGCTGAGAGGGTGGGTAAAAGAAGCATCATAATAAACTACCCATCAACCTGGCCGCCGACGATCAAGGAGGGGATCCAAATAGGAGGTGCCGGGCTGTGGGTTAACGAGTGGCGATATAAACAGACGGGCGTCAAATGCACACTGGCAGGTGAACAGCTCTTCGCGACCGAGGAGTACCCACAGGGCACCACGATAAAACTGCGGACGGCCGAAGGATGGGAGAATATGCCCGATGTCAGTCGCGCCCTTGAGGCCGATCTCCCGCTTAAATACAGGTTGGCCGTCTTCGACGTCGAGCCGGTGACATGGTATCTGTTGCTGTTGGATGAAGGAGAGGGATTCAAAAAGGCGATCATATCGGAGGAGAAAAACGTCAAATCGGCTCTGGCTGAGCTGAAGGTCGGGGAGTGGACGCCTAATATAACGAGGAGATTTAAAACCTCAGAGGGTCAGAAGGAGGCGATTTTCAGGTTTAAACTGCTGGAGCTGGAACCGGATGGGTCGGGAGTGAAGCTCTACCTGACACCGCTGTGTGCCCTGGAGGGATGGGGATATCCGGAGGAGATCTGCGGCGAGATAAAATCGGAGGGAGGTCTGCCGATGCCACACGCCGGATTTCAAGCCTTCAACCTGGAGTGGGTGGACGGTGAGACCTTCCTTGAGATACTGGAGCTGGCACACGTCTGGCTGGCCGATGCCGCGGAATATCTGCTTAAGAATAAGGATTGGGATCTCTACTTCATGCATGCCCACTGTCCGGATCACGCATATCACTCCTTCGCCACGAAGATGGATCCACTCACGGCTCAGAGCGATGAACAGGCGAAGTTCTATCAGGATATCGAGCTTAAGTTCTATCAAAGCCTGGACAGGATGATAGGCCGGATCGTCGGATGTTCCGATCCGGAGGAGACGCTCGTCATCCTCGTCTCCGATCACGGCGCCAAAGCCACGACCCATCGCTTCCAGGTGGCAAGAGTGCTGGAGGAGGCAGGACTGCTGGTCTTCCGTCAAACCGAAGAGGGAAGACGTGCGGTGGATTGGTCGCGCACGAAAGCGATCCAACAGCGATCCTGCTATATCTACGTCAATCTGAAGGGACGCGATCCGCAAGGCATAGTCGATCCCGAAGATTACGAAAAGGTCCAGGAGGAGATAATCCATGCCCTATACAACTACACCGATCCGAAGACAGGCAAGAAACCGATAGCGTTGGCCCTCAAAAAGCAGGATGCCAGGATAATCGGGCTATATGGGGATAGGATCGGCGACGTGGTGTACGCGATAACACCGGATTTCGGCGGCCAGCACGGCCCTCATCTGCCCACGGCGAGATTCGGCCTGGGGGATCTGAGGGGATTGTTCGTTATGAGCGGTCCGGGGGTCAAAAAGGGGGAGATACTGAAACGAACGGTACACCTTGAGGATGTGGTTCCGACCATATGTTATCTCGCCGAACTCCCGGTTCCCGAACACGCGGAGGGCGCGATATTGTATCAGGCACTTGAGGATCCCAATCTGAAGCTCAACGAGATGAAAAAGCTGAGAAAAAACTACGAAAGACTCCAAAGTGCCTTCGAGAAGGAACAGGCCCTTGAACACACATACAACGTATGA
- a CDS encoding co-chaperone GroES: MKFQPLDDRVLVKLLDEPEEQSAGKIIIPETARQPQRRAEVVAVGTDEELKDLIKVGDTILIDQYSDTPITIEGEEFYIVERSGILGVFKKE, from the coding sequence ATGAAATTTCAGCCTTTGGACGACAGGGTGCTTGTTAAGCTCCTGGATGAGCCGGAGGAGCAGAGCGCGGGGAAAATCATCATCCCCGAAACGGCCCGCCAGCCACAGAGGAGGGCCGAGGTCGTGGCCGTGGGAACCGACGAGGAGCTGAAGGATCTGATAAAGGTCGGCGATACGATATTGATAGATCAATACAGCGATACACCCATCACCATTGAAGGTGAGGAGTTCTACATAGTGGAGAGAAGCGGAATACTCGGCGTTTTTAAGAAGGAGTGA